From Draconibacterium halophilum, one genomic window encodes:
- a CDS encoding family 78 glycoside hydrolase catalytic domain yields the protein MKNLLLLFCFLSINSFLSNAKIRPTQLTCEYLKNPPVVDVMQPRLAWINVAEKGERGQFQTAFQIRVATTKEKLETPDLWDSKKVESEQSNRVEYDGEELISRQDCWWQVRVWDKNGEVSEWSEPAFWHMGLLDEKDWQAKWIGAPWQGEAALPKPNSPAVDLPEELPPPAPLLRKEFNADKQVEKAVAYVTGLGYFELYLNGEKIGNDVLVPNQTNYGKRPALTQQYIPLDDNFREYKVMYLAYDISDKLNTGANTFGAILGNGFYNPAKHWALGYGSPRFLLQVHVAYTDGTEDVLVSDESWKAAKSPILMDMVYYGEHYDARLEQDGWCSPDFDDSLWQNAVLRKAPEGKLVAHTAHADKVYETLEPIRIEKMYNGNYKVDFGEEISGWARLKDVEGPEGHKIEIKYLSNTYSGDNSYIFKGVGKENYAARFNWFVFREVEIVNWPGILEPENICAEVINTYIEESAHFETSNPLFNRVNKIWKRSQTDNMHGGIASDCPHRERSPYTGDGQVACVTVMHNFDAQNFYYKWIQDIIGAQNVETGYVPNGAPWQPGCGGGVAWGAAVNIMPWEFYVHYGAVDMLEEAYEPMKEYVRYMQTWVDDEGIMNSQRVGLNGDVLRWFNLGEWVTPGDLPPDSLVHTFYFWRCADITAKTAEALGNRNEARKFAKLAERTKEAFHKRFFDDEKGTYGNSGANIFALKMGVPESEYHRVIKALKENIKKNKGHLDTGIFGTQFFFEVLTENGMHELAYEAINKKEEPGYGRWLTLGATTSWEQWNTDGSHNHPMFGGGLVWLYRKLAGMQADENNPGYRHIIFHPQPVDEMELAKYYNKTPYGKAGIEWQLEEGKLNVDVTVPVGCTATVILPGPDFVADGSDEVKIVSKSPNELVLEIGSGTYNFSN from the coding sequence ATGAAAAACCTACTACTGTTATTTTGTTTTTTATCAATTAACAGTTTTTTGTCGAACGCTAAAATCCGCCCCACACAATTAACTTGCGAATACTTAAAAAATCCCCCGGTTGTTGATGTTATGCAACCGCGTTTAGCATGGATTAATGTAGCCGAAAAAGGCGAAAGAGGGCAATTTCAAACGGCCTTTCAGATTCGGGTGGCCACTACAAAAGAAAAGCTAGAAACGCCCGATTTATGGGATAGTAAAAAGGTTGAAAGTGAGCAATCAAACCGCGTGGAGTACGACGGAGAAGAATTGATTTCAAGGCAGGATTGCTGGTGGCAGGTGCGTGTTTGGGATAAAAACGGAGAGGTCTCGGAATGGAGCGAGCCTGCATTTTGGCACATGGGATTGCTTGATGAAAAAGACTGGCAGGCAAAATGGATTGGCGCACCCTGGCAGGGAGAGGCGGCTTTACCAAAGCCTAATTCACCGGCAGTTGACTTGCCGGAAGAACTTCCGCCTCCGGCACCTCTTTTACGCAAAGAATTTAACGCAGATAAACAGGTTGAAAAAGCTGTGGCATATGTTACCGGATTGGGTTATTTTGAGCTTTATCTGAATGGCGAAAAAATTGGCAACGATGTGCTGGTTCCCAATCAAACTAACTACGGAAAGCGACCAGCACTCACGCAACAATATATTCCGCTTGATGATAACTTTAGGGAATACAAAGTGATGTACCTGGCTTATGATATTTCTGACAAGTTAAATACCGGGGCAAATACTTTTGGGGCGATCCTAGGAAACGGTTTTTATAATCCAGCTAAACATTGGGCTTTAGGTTATGGTTCTCCGCGTTTTTTGTTGCAGGTTCATGTAGCCTACACCGACGGAACTGAGGATGTTCTGGTAAGCGATGAAAGCTGGAAGGCAGCTAAAAGCCCGATTTTAATGGATATGGTTTATTACGGCGAACATTACGATGCGCGACTGGAACAGGATGGCTGGTGTTCTCCCGATTTTGATGATTCATTGTGGCAAAATGCTGTTCTTAGAAAAGCGCCTGAAGGAAAGTTGGTGGCGCATACGGCACACGCCGATAAAGTTTATGAAACGCTTGAACCTATCCGGATTGAAAAAATGTATAACGGCAACTATAAAGTCGATTTTGGAGAAGAAATTTCGGGCTGGGCAAGGCTAAAAGATGTGGAAGGTCCCGAAGGACACAAAATCGAAATCAAGTATTTGTCAAATACTTACTCGGGTGATAATTCATATATTTTTAAGGGCGTAGGAAAAGAAAATTATGCGGCACGTTTTAACTGGTTTGTTTTTCGTGAAGTGGAAATTGTAAACTGGCCGGGTATACTGGAGCCCGAAAATATATGCGCTGAAGTGATAAATACCTACATTGAAGAGTCGGCCCATTTCGAAACTTCAAATCCGCTTTTTAACCGGGTTAATAAGATTTGGAAACGCAGTCAGACCGATAACATGCACGGCGGTATTGCCAGCGATTGCCCGCACCGCGAACGTTCGCCATACACAGGCGACGGGCAGGTGGCGTGTGTTACCGTGATGCACAACTTCGATGCGCAAAACTTTTACTACAAATGGATTCAGGATATTATCGGCGCTCAAAATGTTGAAACCGGTTATGTACCAAATGGCGCACCGTGGCAACCCGGTTGTGGCGGCGGAGTTGCCTGGGGAGCGGCTGTAAATATTATGCCCTGGGAGTTTTATGTGCATTACGGTGCTGTGGACATGCTGGAAGAGGCTTACGAACCAATGAAGGAATATGTGCGCTACATGCAAACCTGGGTTGACGATGAGGGAATAATGAACTCGCAACGTGTTGGCCTTAACGGCGATGTTTTGCGATGGTTTAACCTGGGTGAATGGGTTACACCCGGCGATCTTCCACCTGATAGCCTGGTACATACGTTCTATTTTTGGCGCTGTGCCGATATTACCGCAAAAACTGCTGAGGCATTAGGGAATAGAAATGAAGCAAGAAAATTTGCAAAGTTGGCCGAAAGAACAAAAGAAGCCTTTCATAAACGATTTTTCGATGATGAAAAAGGAACTTATGGAAATTCAGGAGCAAATATTTTCGCCCTAAAAATGGGCGTGCCCGAATCCGAATATCACCGGGTAATAAAAGCACTGAAAGAGAATATTAAAAAGAATAAAGGACATTTGGATACAGGAATTTTCGGAACGCAGTTCTTTTTCGAAGTGCTTACGGAAAACGGTATGCACGAGCTGGCTTACGAGGCGATAAACAAAAAAGAAGAGCCCGGTTACGGCCGTTGGTTAACACTTGGAGCTACAACAAGTTGGGAGCAATGGAATACAGATGGTTCGCACAATCACCCGATGTTTGGCGGTGGATTGGTTTGGTTGTATCGCAAGCTGGCAGGAATGCAGGCTGATGAAAATAACCCGGGATATCGTCACATTATTTTTCATCCGCAACCGGTTGATGAAATGGAACTTGCCAAATATTATAACAAAACACCTTATGGAAAGGCCGGCATAGAATGGCAGCTGGAGGAGGGGAAACTGAATGTTGATGTCACGGTTCCCGTGGGATGCACGGCAACAGTAATTTTGCCGGGACCAGATTTTGTTGCCGATGGAAGCGACGAGGTGAAAATTGTCTCGAAATCCCCAAACGAACTGGTGCTGGAAATTGGATCGGGGACCTATAATTTTAGTAACTAA
- a CDS encoding cysteate synthase has translation MSRDFSPTKYILKSVKTGREFKDEGWMLDAPGEAEPTLIRAIYDKKQIDVKDDSWGLYKFADWLPIGRMLEGSSAPVTYKSQGLAKELGLENLWITFSGYWPEKGTNMKTASFKETEAYSVGGRMTEDMNQVLVVASAGNTSRAFARVCSENNIPLIICVPEDNISALWFDAPINDCVKLICSKSGSDYFDAIHLSNIVAGMEGFVAEGGAKNVARRDGMATTMLSATTTIGEIPDYYFQAIGSGTGAIAAWEANLRLIEDGRFGNKKMKLMVSQNSPFTPIHDAWKADSRAMLSLDDNLAREQVEKIVAKVLSNRKPPYPVAGGLYDAMKDAGGDVLLASNQQAAEAGKLFLESEGNDIHPASAIATATLIDAVKNKTVKKDDLIMLNITGGGEAKFKAENDLFFLKPEIVFDINPNEEEVKEKVEKLF, from the coding sequence ATGAGCAGAGATTTTTCGCCCACAAAATACATCCTGAAGTCGGTTAAAACAGGCAGGGAGTTTAAAGATGAAGGCTGGATGCTGGATGCTCCGGGTGAAGCTGAACCGACATTAATTCGTGCTATTTACGATAAAAAACAAATTGATGTAAAAGACGATTCGTGGGGCTTATATAAATTTGCCGACTGGTTACCAATTGGCCGGATGCTTGAAGGATCATCAGCACCGGTTACCTACAAAAGCCAGGGTTTGGCAAAAGAATTGGGGCTCGAAAATCTTTGGATCACATTTAGTGGCTACTGGCCTGAAAAAGGCACAAACATGAAAACGGCGTCGTTTAAAGAAACCGAAGCTTATTCGGTTGGCGGACGCATGACTGAAGATATGAACCAGGTTTTGGTGGTTGCTTCGGCCGGAAATACTTCGCGTGCTTTTGCCCGTGTTTGTTCTGAAAATAACATCCCACTTATTATTTGCGTTCCGGAAGACAACATCAGCGCACTTTGGTTCGACGCACCAATAAATGATTGTGTAAAACTAATTTGCAGCAAATCGGGCAGCGACTATTTCGACGCCATTCACTTATCGAATATTGTGGCTGGAATGGAAGGTTTTGTTGCTGAAGGTGGCGCCAAAAACGTGGCCCGCCGCGACGGAATGGCAACCACAATGCTTTCGGCAACTACAACAATTGGTGAAATTCCTGATTATTATTTTCAGGCAATTGGTAGCGGGACCGGAGCAATTGCAGCCTGGGAAGCCAATTTACGTTTGATCGAGGATGGACGATTCGGTAACAAAAAAATGAAACTGATGGTTTCGCAGAATTCGCCATTTACACCCATCCATGATGCATGGAAAGCCGATTCACGTGCCATGTTATCACTGGACGACAATCTGGCACGCGAGCAGGTGGAAAAAATAGTAGCGAAAGTTTTATCAAACCGAAAACCACCCTACCCTGTTGCAGGTGGTTTATATGATGCCATGAAAGATGCAGGCGGCGATGTTTTATTGGCTTCAAATCAGCAGGCAGCAGAAGCAGGAAAACTGTTTCTCGAATCGGAAGGAAATGATATTCATCCGGCATCGGCCATTGCAACTGCAACTTTAATTGATGCTGTTAAGAATAAAACCGTTAAAAAGGATGACCTGATTATGCTGAATATCACAGGTGGCGGCGAAGCGAAATTCAAAGCTGAAAATGATCTGTTCTTCTTAAAACCGGAAATCGTTTTCGATATAAATCCAAACGAAGAAGAGGTAAAAGAAAAAGTGGAAAAGCTGTTTTAA
- a CDS encoding glycoside hydrolase family 2 TIM barrel-domain containing protein gives MIKRSFLTLTLFSIALITLVSCNNYTDYSNVPYEEPNPKPWEDPGIYQVNKAEPHAHFIPFKSAEQARSEDKWESPLLKSLNGTWQFHLAQNPSERPFWFFKNDFDTREWDEIQVPANWEVVGFDYPIYTNVKYPHEKTPPLIQEHYNPVGSYKRTFVVPAEWDGSEIIAHFGAVSSNMNLWVNEQYVGYSEDSKTPAEFNITEYLVPGENTMAVEIFRWSDASYLEDQDFWRLSGITRDAYLIARGEQALKDFRVGSNLDDTYTNGLFSLDLELANSGNLTVEAVLSDNENVVEEFSETTDGTAVSFETEIPNVKQWSAEIPNLYELVITLKNGDDVVEVIRQDVGFRRIEIIDATLRVNGKYVYIKGANLHEHNDKTGHVQDKETMLLDIKTMKENNLNAVRTSHYPQPELWYELCNKYGLYIVDEANIESHGMGYGEESLAKNEDWKEAHLYRTKNMFERDKNQPCVVIWSLGNEAGNGVNFKATYNFLKSADITRPCNTNRHTAARTLILTLQCICALNAWSNLPKKKPTSL, from the coding sequence ATGATAAAAAGATCATTTTTGACACTAACTTTATTCTCAATCGCACTGATTACACTTGTTTCGTGCAACAATTACACCGACTATTCCAATGTGCCTTATGAGGAACCCAACCCAAAACCCTGGGAAGACCCGGGAATTTACCAGGTAAACAAAGCGGAGCCACATGCTCACTTTATTCCTTTTAAATCAGCCGAGCAAGCACGTAGCGAAGACAAATGGGAGTCGCCACTGCTCAAATCCCTTAACGGAACATGGCAATTCCACCTGGCACAAAACCCATCGGAACGCCCGTTTTGGTTTTTTAAGAATGATTTTGATACGCGTGAATGGGACGAAATTCAGGTGCCTGCCAACTGGGAAGTGGTTGGATTTGATTACCCGATTTACACCAACGTAAAATACCCGCACGAAAAAACTCCTCCCTTAATTCAGGAGCATTATAATCCGGTAGGATCGTACAAACGCACTTTTGTAGTTCCTGCTGAATGGGATGGTAGCGAAATCATCGCTCATTTTGGTGCCGTTTCGTCGAATATGAACCTTTGGGTGAACGAACAATACGTGGGTTACAGCGAAGACAGCAAAACACCTGCTGAATTTAATATCACCGAATATTTAGTGCCGGGAGAAAATACCATGGCCGTTGAGATTTTCCGTTGGAGCGATGCATCTTATCTGGAAGATCAGGATTTCTGGCGCTTAAGCGGAATCACACGCGATGCCTACCTTATTGCACGAGGCGAGCAAGCCTTAAAAGATTTCCGCGTTGGTTCTAATCTTGACGATACCTATACAAATGGTTTGTTTTCTCTGGACCTCGAACTGGCAAACAGCGGTAATTTAACTGTTGAAGCTGTCCTTTCGGATAACGAAAATGTGGTGGAAGAATTTTCGGAAACTACCGATGGAACAGCTGTTAGTTTTGAAACTGAAATTCCAAACGTAAAACAGTGGTCTGCCGAAATTCCAAATCTTTACGAACTGGTAATCACCCTGAAAAATGGAGATGATGTAGTTGAAGTAATCCGTCAGGATGTTGGTTTCCGACGCATTGAAATTATCGATGCTACACTTCGTGTAAATGGAAAATACGTTTACATAAAAGGAGCCAACCTACACGAACATAACGATAAAACCGGCCATGTTCAGGACAAAGAAACCATGTTGCTGGATATTAAAACCATGAAAGAAAACAACCTGAATGCAGTTCGCACATCGCACTATCCACAACCTGAATTGTGGTACGAGCTCTGCAATAAATATGGTTTGTACATTGTTGACGAAGCAAACATCGAATCGCACGGGATGGGCTATGGAGAAGAATCGTTGGCGAAAAATGAAGATTGGAAAGAAGCCCATTTGTACCGCACAAAAAATATGTTTGAACGCGATAAAAACCAACCTTGTGTGGTAATTTGGAGTTTGGGTAACGAAGCCGGAAACGGTGTAAACTTTAAGGCTACTTACAATTTCCTGAAATCGGCAGACATTACCCGCCCGTGCAATACGAACAGGCACACGGCGGCGAGAACACTGATATTAACACTCCAATGTATATGCGCATTGAACGCATGGAGCAATTTGCCAAAGAAAAAGCCGACAAGCCTTTAA
- a CDS encoding beta-galactosidase small subunit-related protein, translated as MQYEQAHGGENTDINTPMYMRIERMEQFAKEKADKPLIQCEYAHAMGNSVGNLQDYWDVIEKYDVLQGGFIWDWVDQGLWTTNDEGEGFWAYGGDFGPDTVPSDGNFCNNGLVDPDRTVKPHLLEVKKVYQYIGFDAVDLKKGIISIENKYAFMDLSAFDFVWEVTADGKVVDNGTLENIDLAPEESKNISIGFDVQPEAGIEYFLNVHAKLKEDWSLVKAGWILAEEQFEIPFVVPTTLEYKIPQMPDVNLEETDETATVSGEGFTVTFDKQSGIISSLKKGETEMLISGPIPNFWRAPIDNDFGNNLHKRSRVWRKAGENRKVVDVSVKVLRNNAVEIVFDFDLINEENAKIASYKSIYTVYGNGDIMVENNFKMTADELPEIVRMGMNLVMPRKFDQMSWFGRGPQESYWDRKTGAFVGLYSGSVADQYWAYLRPQENGNKTDVRWMTITDDTGNGLLFSGMPLLEVSAHHNIMEDFESSERTDGRQVPGVEVVNRHIDDVKARDLTSVNIDYKQMGVGGDNSWGARTHDEYRLTKKEYSYAFKISFISVEEDPAKKARMNY; from the coding sequence GTGCAATACGAACAGGCACACGGCGGCGAGAACACTGATATTAACACTCCAATGTATATGCGCATTGAACGCATGGAGCAATTTGCCAAAGAAAAAGCCGACAAGCCTTTAATTCAGTGTGAATATGCACACGCCATGGGTAACAGCGTTGGTAACCTGCAGGATTACTGGGATGTGATTGAAAAATACGATGTCCTGCAAGGTGGTTTTATCTGGGACTGGGTTGACCAGGGCTTGTGGACTACAAACGATGAAGGCGAAGGATTTTGGGCTTACGGAGGCGACTTTGGCCCCGATACAGTTCCTTCAGATGGGAACTTCTGTAACAACGGGTTGGTTGATCCCGACCGTACTGTAAAACCACATCTGTTGGAAGTTAAGAAAGTTTACCAATACATTGGCTTCGATGCTGTTGATCTGAAAAAAGGCATTATCTCGATCGAGAACAAATACGCATTTATGGATCTGTCAGCTTTCGATTTTGTTTGGGAAGTTACAGCTGATGGAAAAGTTGTAGACAACGGAACACTTGAAAACATTGATCTTGCGCCGGAAGAAAGTAAAAACATTAGCATCGGTTTTGATGTACAACCGGAAGCCGGTATTGAATATTTCCTGAATGTTCATGCAAAACTAAAAGAAGACTGGAGCCTTGTTAAGGCCGGTTGGATTTTGGCTGAAGAGCAATTTGAAATCCCATTTGTTGTTCCAACAACCTTAGAATACAAAATTCCTCAGATGCCGGACGTAAATCTGGAAGAAACAGATGAAACAGCAACGGTATCGGGAGAAGGATTCACGGTAACTTTCGATAAACAATCAGGAATTATTTCAAGCCTTAAAAAAGGAGAAACTGAAATGTTGATTAGTGGTCCAATACCTAATTTCTGGCGCGCACCAATCGACAACGATTTTGGTAACAACCTGCACAAACGAAGTCGTGTTTGGCGAAAAGCCGGTGAAAACAGGAAAGTTGTCGATGTTTCGGTAAAAGTGCTACGGAATAATGCTGTTGAAATTGTTTTTGATTTTGATTTAATCAACGAAGAAAACGCAAAAATTGCTTCGTACAAATCGATTTACACAGTATATGGCAATGGCGATATTATGGTTGAAAACAACTTTAAAATGACTGCCGATGAATTGCCGGAAATCGTTCGGATGGGAATGAACCTGGTAATGCCACGCAAATTCGACCAAATGAGCTGGTTTGGACGTGGCCCGCAGGAATCTTACTGGGACAGGAAAACAGGCGCCTTTGTAGGTTTGTACAGTGGCAGTGTTGCCGATCAGTACTGGGCTTATTTGCGCCCACAAGAAAACGGAAACAAAACTGATGTTCGCTGGATGACCATCACCGACGATACCGGTAACGGCCTGTTATTCTCGGGAATGCCATTGCTGGAAGTTAGTGCGCACCACAATATTATGGAAGACTTTGAAAGTTCCGAGCGTACCGACGGCCGTCAGGTTCCGGGAGTAGAGGTAGTGAACCGCCATATCGACGATGTAAAAGCACGCGACCTGACTTCTGTTAACATCGATTACAAACAAATGGGTGTTGGTGGCGACAACAGTTGGGGCGCTCGCACACACGACGAATATCGCCTCACCAAAAAAGAATACAGCTACGCATTTAAAATCAGCTTTATCTCTGTTGAGGAAGATCCTGCCAAAAAGGCAAGGATGAACTATTAA
- a CDS encoding glycoside hydrolase family 30 protein, with product MKSLTLILFLFLAGCQLKNNTDDNIKMSDVRINTKVEFQTIHNFGASDAWSCQHVGNWPDEQKNKIADLLFSLQEKEDGLPAGIGLSCWRFNIGGGSADQEGDTKISDPWREAECFLQKDGTYDWNKQKGQRWFLHAAKNRGIEYFIGFVNSPPVWLTKNKRANSDEGNSTNLKAGNFDQYSKFLIDVTQNIQKNEGVLFNYLSPVNEPQWGWENGQEGSPWTNSEISRICQIIGNDLKKAGLSTKIEISEAGQLNHLYAKANDVERGFQIKEFFSPESENYVGNLPNMAHKIAGHSYFTTTNDSVLKAVRSKVRREIEKVDPQLEFWMSEFCVLGDNNGFTGNGRDLGMETALFVANVIHSDLTIANASAWHWWLAVSPYDFKDGLVYIDKNETGGNIYESKLLWALGNYSRFIRPGAKRVSVKSAKNLNLKISAYKNTDNQVVVVCINRGEEAASIQFDLAGEAKIYETSEEQNLSLMGKHNLNKAVLLSGRSITTLVI from the coding sequence ATGAAATCACTTACCTTAATTCTTTTCTTGTTTCTTGCCGGCTGTCAGTTAAAAAACAACACCGACGATAATATCAAGATGTCAGACGTACGTATTAACACTAAAGTTGAATTCCAAACCATCCATAACTTTGGTGCTTCCGATGCCTGGAGTTGTCAGCATGTGGGCAACTGGCCCGATGAGCAAAAGAACAAGATTGCTGATTTACTTTTTAGTCTTCAAGAAAAGGAAGATGGTTTGCCTGCAGGAATTGGTTTAAGTTGCTGGCGATTTAATATTGGCGGTGGAAGTGCCGACCAGGAGGGAGACACAAAAATAAGCGATCCATGGAGAGAAGCGGAGTGTTTTTTGCAGAAAGATGGTACGTATGACTGGAACAAACAAAAAGGTCAGCGTTGGTTTTTGCATGCCGCCAAAAACCGCGGAATAGAATACTTTATTGGTTTTGTAAACAGTCCGCCGGTGTGGCTAACGAAAAACAAACGAGCCAATTCTGATGAAGGAAATTCAACGAACTTAAAGGCCGGAAATTTTGATCAGTACAGTAAGTTTTTAATTGATGTAACACAAAATATTCAGAAAAACGAGGGGGTTTTATTCAACTATCTATCGCCGGTGAACGAACCTCAATGGGGTTGGGAAAACGGACAGGAAGGTTCGCCCTGGACAAATTCTGAAATAAGCAGAATTTGTCAAATAATTGGAAATGATCTTAAAAAAGCTGGTCTTTCAACAAAAATTGAAATTTCAGAAGCCGGACAACTCAACCACTTATATGCGAAAGCTAACGATGTAGAAAGAGGCTTTCAAATAAAAGAATTTTTTTCTCCTGAATCTGAAAACTACGTTGGCAACCTACCCAACATGGCGCATAAAATTGCAGGTCACAGTTACTTTACAACAACAAATGATTCAGTTTTAAAAGCTGTGCGAAGCAAAGTTCGAAGAGAAATCGAAAAAGTTGATCCACAGCTGGAATTTTGGATGAGCGAGTTTTGTGTGTTGGGCGACAACAACGGATTTACAGGAAACGGTCGTGATTTAGGTATGGAAACAGCACTGTTTGTAGCCAATGTAATTCACTCCGACCTTACCATTGCCAATGCAAGTGCTTGGCACTGGTGGCTTGCAGTAAGTCCTTACGACTTTAAAGATGGACTGGTATACATTGATAAAAACGAGACCGGAGGCAATATCTACGAATCAAAACTGCTTTGGGCGCTGGGAAATTATTCTCGGTTTATCCGCCCCGGGGCAAAACGTGTATCGGTAAAATCAGCAAAGAATTTAAACCTCAAAATTTCGGCCTACAAAAATACAGACAACCAGGTGGTTGTGGTTTGCATCAACCGAGGAGAGGAAGCCGCGAGCATTCAGTTCGACCTTGCCGGAGAGGCAAAAATTTATGAAACGTCGGAAGAACAAAACCTTTCGCTCATGGGGAAACACAACCTGAACAAAGCTGTGCTATTGTCAGGCAGAAGTATCACAACCCTGGTTATTTAA
- a CDS encoding lycopene cyclase domain-containing protein yields MDIKNLSYLLLLLIFLVIPITLSFQKKVRFVFRLKYILPAIIFAGAIFVMWDIRFTQMRIWSFNPDYLSGIELLRLPIEEWLEFLIIPLSSIYIYEWLKVRFEDFEKPEFFVIVSLVLLLITGVLAYVFRTRMFSFFTFFLSAIYLGYTVFRNRFKKYYTKFYLALVISLIPFLIVSAILNSLPAIVYDSAHTMGLAFLGVPVEKIGYLFLLLLINVTIYEYLSSRRHY; encoded by the coding sequence ATGGATATAAAAAACCTGTCGTACCTGTTGTTATTGCTGATCTTTTTGGTAATTCCGATTACACTCAGCTTTCAGAAAAAGGTGCGTTTTGTTTTCAGGTTAAAGTATATTTTACCTGCCATAATTTTTGCCGGGGCTATTTTTGTAATGTGGGACATCCGGTTCACACAAATGAGAATCTGGAGCTTTAACCCCGATTATCTTTCCGGAATTGAACTGCTGAGGTTACCCATTGAAGAGTGGCTTGAATTTCTTATTATTCCCTTATCATCCATCTACATATACGAGTGGCTGAAAGTTCGTTTTGAAGATTTTGAAAAGCCCGAATTTTTTGTGATAGTCAGCCTTGTACTTTTGTTAATAACAGGCGTTTTAGCTTACGTTTTCCGTACCCGAATGTTTAGTTTTTTTACCTTCTTCCTGTCGGCAATATATTTGGGTTACACCGTTTTTCGCAACCGCTTTAAAAAGTACTATACCAAGTTCTACCTGGCGCTGGTTATTTCATTAATACCTTTTTTAATTGTCTCGGCAATTTTAAATTCACTTCCGGCAATCGTTTACGATTCGGCCCACACAATGGGATTGGCCTTTTTGGGCGTTCCGGTAGAAAAAATCGGCTACTTGTTTTTGTTGTTACTGATTAACGTAACGATCTACGAATATTTAAGCAGCCGGCGGCATTATTAA
- a CDS encoding 3-deoxy-D-manno-octulosonic acid transferase: MSLIYNLGILFYGFFIRVAALFNKKAKLFVAGRKNWKAQLRSAVDKNASYIWFHCASLGEFEQGRPVLEEIKKQYPNYKIILTFFSPSGYEIRKNYEGADIVSYLPMDTKTNAQDFIRLVRPKKVFFVKYEFWYNYITELKTQEIPLYIISAIFRETQQFFKSTPGENGTKKYYTVSSTFLYRTKPQPNFLNRSALNISPFQAIPVSIAWQKLPEVQKNLRLWKSLREKT, translated from the coding sequence ATGAGTTTAATCTACAACCTTGGAATTTTATTTTATGGATTTTTTATCCGAGTTGCGGCTTTGTTTAACAAGAAGGCAAAACTGTTTGTTGCCGGGCGTAAAAACTGGAAAGCGCAGCTTCGTTCGGCTGTCGACAAAAATGCCTCGTACATTTGGTTTCATTGTGCTTCGCTGGGCGAATTTGAGCAGGGACGACCGGTACTGGAGGAAATAAAAAAACAGTATCCCAACTACAAGATAATACTAACTTTCTTTTCGCCATCGGGCTACGAAATCCGGAAAAACTATGAAGGTGCTGATATTGTTTCGTATTTACCAATGGATACCAAAACGAATGCACAGGATTTTATTCGTCTGGTTCGTCCCAAAAAAGTATTCTTTGTAAAGTACGAATTCTGGTACAACTACATTACGGAACTCAAAACACAGGAGATTCCATTGTATATTATCTCGGCTATTTTCAGAGAAACCCAGCAGTTTTTTAAATCTACCCCTGGGGAAAATGGTACAAAAAAATACTACACAGTTTCGAGCACATTTTTATACAGAACGAAACCTCAGCCAAACTTCTTGAACAGATCGGCATTAAACATTTCACCATTTCAGGCGATACCCGTTTCGATCGCGTGGCAGAAATTGCCCGAGGTGCAAAAAAATTTGAGATTGTGGAAAAGTTTAAGGGAGAAAACGTAA
- a CDS encoding 3-deoxy-D-manno-octulosonic acid transferase: MEKFKGENVTLIAGSTWKPDEELLAAFINNNSNVKYIIAPHEVAPANINRIQELLKKRAICFSKADISDIDTYDVLIIDSIGILSSLYQYGNIAYIGGGFGVGIHNILEAATFKLPVLFGPNYLKFKEAVDLVNEKGAFPIQNFSELEALLNRLLNDKKSLQKASEICKKYIENNVGSTKIIINKVFNKKE, encoded by the coding sequence GTGGAAAAGTTTAAGGGAGAAAACGTAACCCTTATTGCAGGAAGCACCTGGAAACCCGATGAAGAGCTGCTTGCAGCGTTTATTAACAACAACAGTAATGTGAAGTACATTATTGCTCCGCACGAGGTTGCACCCGCAAATATCAACAGAATTCAGGAATTGTTAAAAAAACGGGCGATTTGTTTCAGTAAAGCCGATATTTCCGATATCGATACCTACGATGTGTTAATAATTGATTCCATTGGTATTTTATCATCGTTATACCAGTACGGAAACATTGCATACATAGGCGGTGGCTTTGGTGTTGGGATTCACAATATTTTGGAAGCTGCCACTTTTAAGCTGCCTGTTTTATTTGGCCCCAATTACCTCAAATTTAAAGAAGCTGTTGATCTGGTAAACGAAAAAGGAGCATTCCCAATTCAAAATTTTTCGGAGCTGGAAGCTTTACTGAATAGGCTCCTTAACGACAAAAAGAGCCTGCAAAAAGCTTCAGAAATCTGTAAAAAATACATAGAAAATAATGTGGGCTCTACAAAAATTATCATAAATAAAGTTTTTAACAAAAAGGAATAA